Proteins encoded in a region of the Zea mays cultivar B73 chromosome 4, Zm-B73-REFERENCE-NAM-5.0, whole genome shotgun sequence genome:
- the LOC542404 gene encoding MFS14 protein precursor — protein sequence MALEAATAPRALLAACLVLLVLGGGTGPSSVLRGAGAQAGGQCLPQLNRLLACRAYLVPGAPDPSADCCSALSAVSHECACSTMGIINSLPGRCHLAQANCSA from the exons ATGGCGCTAGAAGCAGCCACCGCCCCCCGCGCACTCCTCGCCGCGTGCCTCGTCCTGCTGGTCCTCGGCGGCGGCACCGGCCCGTCGTCGGTGCTGCGCGGCGCCGGGGCGCAGGCCGGCGGGCAGTGCCTGCCGCAGCTGAACCGCCTCCTGGCGTGCCGCGCGTACCTGGTGCCCGGCGCGCCGGACCCCAGCGCGGACTGCTGCAGCGCGCTGAGCGCCGTGTCGCACGAGTGCGCCTGCAGCACCATGGGCATCATCAACAGCCTGCCCGGCCGGTGCCACCTCGCCCAAGCCAACTGCT CCGCTTGA